One segment of Etheostoma spectabile isolate EspeVRDwgs_2016 unplaced genomic scaffold, UIUC_Espe_1.0 scaffold58, whole genome shotgun sequence DNA contains the following:
- the LOC116686947 gene encoding uncharacterized protein LOC116686947 — MVNGLNIMIEKRKECGVPDQNEYLFAVPNCLTYYRGHQCLRQLADECGAKRPEYLRSTQLRKDIATTSQILNLKSNELDQLADFMGHDISVHRQFYRLSEPTIQSAKISKLLLALEKGKMHELKGKSLDEIEDVTDDDDESEEEQTFTTNIHNKAEVDCPRELNDMDTPDADGLPPVHNVRKDKTRRPWTKAEEKAVLRHFKSHIIKGHLASKKECVVCKECEQPALKNRTCQNIRDFVRNKGLTFKRQNRHPH, encoded by the exons ATGGTAAATGGACTCAACATTATGattgagaagaggaaagaatGTGGTGTCCCAGACCAAAATGAATACTTGTTTGCTGTACCAAATTGTCTGACTTACTACAGAGGACATCAGTGTCTCAGACAGCTCGCAGATGAGTGTGGTGCCAAGAGGCCAGAGTATCTACGATCAACTCAACTGCGCAAAGACATAGCGACCACATCACAAATCCTGAACTTGAAGAGCAATGAACTAGATCAGCTTGCTGATTTTATGGGGCACGATATATCAGTACATAGACAGTTCTACCGTCTGTCAGAGCCTACCATACAGAGTGCCAAAATTTCCAAGTTGCTCCTTGCACTGGAAAAGGGAAAGATGCATGAGCTTAAAGGAAAATCTCTTGACGAAATTGAAG ATGtcacagatgatgatgatgagagtgAGGAGGAACAAACATTCACAACAAACATTCACAACAAAGCAGAGGTAGATTGTCCTCGTGAACTGAACG ACATGGACACTCCTGATGCAGATGGACTCCCTCCTGTACATAATG taCGCAAAGACAAGACACGAAGACCATGGaccaaagcagaagaaaaagctGTGCTGAGACATTTCAAGTCTCACATAATTAAAGGTCATTTAGCATCAAAGAAGGAGTGTGTGGTTTGCAAAGAATGTGAACAGCCAGCACTGAAAAATAGAACATGCCAAAACATTAGAGACTTTGTGAGAAACAAGGGGCTGACTTTTAAGCGCCAAAACCGCCACCCACACTAA